The following are encoded in a window of Halosolutus halophilus genomic DNA:
- a CDS encoding CARDB domain-containing protein → MIPCRIIGRFVPFSLSASLVIVLVVGLLIGPGGAAIAAGAQEGDEAADYSVVQGDECVPVEPLGDGSQSVEEFYDYRTPNTEPSSHTYSSYGTTHLQEDDTSGFFLYDGRDGLSLVLVHDRYDGNSPGGAVTMQFDGLPADGEWVVEDDNYSEDLGPGPFDEFDHDGTSSRITWVYTDNRTDGAAFRGGLDDEFAIEIEPSFDEAADFQLYEGELTAWEVISATEDGYERTSIEMDDSAVLQSGGCTSMAVTDLDVPETATAGESIDVEALVENEGHEAGTSAVPVTIDGEQVDERDVTLDPGETTTVATSVTFDEPGTYTVGVGDATVDVTVTTGDRIDDVYGFGVTAAVVSTAILLLAIGVRSRRR, encoded by the coding sequence ATGATACCATGTCGCATTATCGGTCGATTCGTCCCGTTCTCGCTCTCGGCTTCGCTCGTGATCGTACTGGTCGTCGGACTGCTGATCGGTCCCGGCGGAGCTGCGATCGCCGCTGGTGCCCAGGAGGGCGACGAAGCGGCCGACTACTCGGTCGTCCAGGGAGACGAGTGCGTCCCCGTCGAGCCTCTCGGTGACGGCTCCCAGAGCGTCGAGGAGTTCTACGACTATCGCACGCCGAACACAGAACCGAGTTCTCACACGTACAGTTCCTACGGGACGACGCACCTCCAGGAAGACGATACGAGCGGGTTCTTTCTGTACGACGGTCGCGACGGCCTCAGTCTCGTCCTCGTCCACGATCGGTACGACGGGAATTCCCCGGGCGGGGCAGTGACGATGCAGTTCGACGGGCTTCCCGCCGACGGAGAGTGGGTCGTCGAGGACGACAACTACAGCGAGGACCTCGGTCCCGGTCCGTTCGACGAGTTCGACCACGACGGGACATCGAGTCGAATCACGTGGGTGTACACCGACAACCGGACCGACGGCGCCGCCTTCCGCGGCGGACTCGACGACGAGTTCGCGATCGAGATCGAACCCTCGTTCGACGAGGCGGCCGATTTCCAGCTGTACGAGGGCGAACTTACTGCCTGGGAGGTGATTTCGGCGACCGAGGATGGTTACGAGCGAACCTCGATCGAGATGGATGACTCGGCCGTACTCCAGTCCGGCGGCTGTACGTCGATGGCCGTAACCGACCTCGACGTGCCGGAGACGGCGACGGCCGGCGAATCGATCGACGTCGAGGCACTGGTCGAAAATGAGGGCCACGAAGCGGGTACGTCCGCCGTGCCGGTCACGATCGACGGCGAGCAGGTCGACGAACGAGACGTGACACTCGATCCCGGTGAGACCACGACCGTGGCGACGTCCGTCACGTTCGACGAACCGGGAACGTACACCGTCGGTGTCGGTGACGCTACGGTTGACGTGACAGTCACGACGGGAGATAGAATCGACGACGTGTACGGGTTCGGCGTTACTGCAGCGGTAGTGTCGACGGCGATACTTCTTCTCGCGATCGGCGTGCGTTCTCGAAGGAGATAA
- a CDS encoding CARDB domain-containing protein, with amino-acid sequence MFATIAIVIAVVVGSTVAVATVGAAPAQQGSDKYSVIQGDQCITIEPLGFAHQSAEEFYDYRTPDTDPSSPTYSSHGTRNLQEDDTSIVFLHESRDGLSLGFVHDRTNGNSSGGAATFQISGLPEDGEWVIEDDNYDGADDEFDHRNETSRISWVWAQNRSDGAVFNGGLEDDFAIEVFPMFNDEADFRVYDGEISDWEVISGPPNDRKRTSLDMREPIVIQSGGCDSFGVTELNVEDSASAGEPVEIEAVAENNGESTVTTTVEFTVNDESVDRQDVTLEPGETTTVKTTTEFNESGTYTVGAGEQSKEVTVGDESLPGFGVTAAALAALLVALVARYRL; translated from the coding sequence GTGTTCGCCACGATCGCGATCGTGATCGCCGTCGTCGTCGGTTCGACGGTCGCCGTAGCTACGGTCGGAGCGGCACCAGCGCAGCAGGGTTCGGACAAGTACTCGGTGATTCAGGGAGACCAGTGTATCACCATCGAACCGCTCGGATTCGCTCACCAGTCCGCGGAAGAGTTTTACGACTATCGTACACCGGATACTGATCCGAGCTCGCCCACGTATAGCTCTCACGGGACGAGGAACCTCCAGGAAGACGATACGAGCATCGTCTTCCTCCACGAGAGCCGCGACGGCCTCAGTCTCGGATTCGTCCACGATCGGACCAACGGCAACTCGTCGGGCGGCGCGGCGACGTTTCAGATCAGCGGCCTTCCGGAAGACGGCGAGTGGGTCATCGAAGACGACAATTACGACGGTGCCGACGACGAGTTCGACCACCGAAACGAGACGAGTCGCATCTCCTGGGTCTGGGCCCAAAACCGATCGGACGGTGCCGTCTTCAACGGGGGACTCGAAGACGACTTCGCGATCGAAGTCTTCCCGATGTTTAACGACGAAGCCGACTTCAGGGTCTACGACGGCGAAATTTCCGACTGGGAGGTCATCTCGGGTCCGCCCAACGACCGCAAGCGAACCTCGCTGGACATGCGCGAGCCGATCGTGATTCAGTCCGGCGGCTGCGATTCGTTCGGCGTCACCGAGCTCAACGTGGAGGATTCGGCGTCGGCGGGCGAACCCGTCGAAATCGAGGCGGTCGCGGAGAACAACGGTGAGTCGACGGTGACGACAACCGTGGAGTTCACGGTCAACGACGAGTCTGTCGACAGACAGGACGTGACGCTCGAACCAGGCGAGACAACGACGGTGAAGACGACCACCGAATTCAACGAATCGGGGACGTACACGGTCGGGGCAGGCGAGCAATCGAAGGAGGTAACCGTCGGTGACGAATCGCTACCCGGGTTCGGCGTCACCGCAGCGGCACTGGCGGCACTCCTCGTCGCGCTCGTCGCTCGCTATCGTCTGTAG
- a CDS encoding alkaline phosphatase family protein: MSGTEPPTAADRAFVLGIDGVPWDRLQTWIEAGELPNFGTLVDEGVGSPLRSTTPPTTPLAWPSIATGVWPDKHGIYGFQRLESDYTQRMYTGDDRTQPALWDLLSPAIVGNVPMTFPASEIDGSMVSGMLSPRVDERSTHPATLADEIDAHVPEYEIGLNWQRYSGAETAFRNDLAALVDARRTLMNRLMKTEEWRLFFFVYTAPDRLQHLIWDDEVMLEHYKHLDDILGDVIEYTDRRDANLFVVSDHGFGPISTFVNLNTILSNNGHLSRRRRTAAQHSLERLGITKSALLETIKTLGIDNGRVVNALPKSLVDRVATNVPGDHGLYDVDFSETVAFAHGPGHVYINDSDRFDRGIVAPADVPSVRRELRSLFSTVTDPETGERVLTVSDGDDLFPTDESSPDLVVLGRDGYEEKTKLAADVFTAAGAKAAGHRSRGVFFARGPGIATSDSATELSVVDVAPTLLHSIGEPVPEAVDGTVRTDRLAVDASPTTRSLADRDGDDGDDVADDDFDDVEERLRGLGYMG, encoded by the coding sequence ATGTCAGGTACGGAGCCCCCAACTGCGGCAGACCGCGCGTTCGTTCTCGGGATCGACGGAGTCCCCTGGGATCGACTGCAGACCTGGATTGAGGCCGGAGAGTTGCCCAACTTCGGGACGCTCGTCGACGAGGGCGTCGGCTCGCCGCTCCGAAGCACGACCCCGCCGACGACTCCCCTCGCGTGGCCGTCCATCGCGACCGGCGTCTGGCCGGACAAACACGGGATATACGGGTTCCAGCGGCTGGAGTCCGACTACACGCAGCGCATGTACACGGGCGACGATCGGACGCAGCCGGCGCTGTGGGACCTGCTCTCGCCGGCGATCGTCGGGAACGTCCCGATGACGTTCCCGGCTAGCGAGATCGACGGCTCGATGGTCTCGGGAATGCTGTCCCCCCGAGTCGACGAACGGAGTACGCATCCCGCGACCCTCGCCGACGAGATCGACGCTCACGTCCCCGAGTACGAGATCGGATTGAACTGGCAGCGCTACTCCGGCGCGGAAACGGCGTTCAGGAACGACCTCGCCGCGCTCGTCGACGCTCGGCGAACGCTGATGAACAGGCTGATGAAGACGGAAGAATGGCGGTTGTTCTTTTTCGTCTACACGGCCCCGGACAGACTGCAGCACCTGATCTGGGACGACGAGGTCATGCTCGAACACTACAAACACCTCGACGACATCCTCGGGGACGTGATCGAGTACACTGATCGTCGGGACGCGAACCTCTTCGTCGTCTCCGATCACGGCTTCGGTCCGATTTCGACGTTCGTCAATCTCAACACCATCCTCTCGAACAACGGACACCTCTCGCGACGGCGTCGAACCGCCGCGCAGCACTCGCTCGAGCGACTCGGGATCACGAAGTCCGCCCTGCTAGAGACGATCAAAACGCTCGGTATCGACAACGGACGGGTGGTCAACGCCCTCCCGAAATCACTCGTCGACCGGGTCGCGACGAACGTTCCTGGCGACCACGGACTCTACGACGTCGACTTTTCGGAGACGGTCGCGTTCGCACACGGACCGGGTCACGTGTACATTAACGATAGCGACCGATTCGATCGGGGGATCGTGGCGCCGGCCGACGTGCCGTCGGTCAGACGGGAGCTACGATCGCTGTTTTCGACCGTCACCGATCCGGAAACCGGGGAGCGTGTACTGACCGTCTCCGACGGGGACGACCTGTTCCCGACGGACGAGTCGTCTCCCGACCTCGTCGTCCTCGGTCGGGACGGCTATGAAGAAAAGACGAAACTCGCCGCCGACGTGTTCACCGCCGCCGGCGCAAAAGCGGCGGGGCACCGGAGTCGAGGCGTGTTCTTCGCTCGAGGACCGGGAATAGCGACGTCAGACTCCGCTACGGAGCTGTCCGTCGTGGACGTGGCACCGACACTCCTGCACAGCATCGGCGAGCCGGTTCCGGAAGCCGTCGACGGAACCGTTCGAACGGATCGGCTCGCCGTCGACGCATCGCCGACGACGCGATCTCTCGCGGACCGCGACGGCGACGACGGCGACGACGTTGCGGACGACGACTTCGACGACGTGGAGGAGCGACTCCGCGGACTCGGATACATGGGTTGA
- a CDS encoding DUF1616 domain-containing protein: MKDVLFKPFAVIQRRSRSLLAGAPVDLLLTGVFVFVATVLLAVVDVSSQLVRAAIGFPLLFLVPGYVTVSMLFPRETPARGTVADTSLLVTQTRAISDIERAALSFGLSFALLPLLGLVIAATPWGFTQPVVVGTVSCFALIGASIATARRLLIARAYRYEVQFGRRLEALHAAIFDTKSTIHTAVNVALVLSMLLALTSVGYALMAPQQGEQYTSLQLLTENESGELVASGYPEEIQPGESIPLVIGVENQEQEDMNYTVVVQEQRIEDGEVVERTELRRIDYIVNDGGTAYGERDITPTTADGPVRISILLYQNEVPDSPTQENAYRYTHIWTEVTDSAGADAAESDEVDDAGGEEGGEDEDDGEGVDEEEDEVDDGGGEEGGEGDGGGEEGGEDEDGEGDEEDEDE; this comes from the coding sequence ATGAAAGACGTTCTGTTCAAACCGTTCGCAGTAATACAGCGACGAAGCAGGTCGCTGCTCGCCGGAGCGCCAGTCGACCTGCTTCTCACGGGTGTATTCGTATTCGTCGCGACCGTCCTGCTGGCCGTCGTGGACGTCTCGTCACAACTCGTGCGCGCAGCGATCGGCTTTCCGTTGTTGTTCCTCGTTCCGGGATACGTAACGGTCTCGATGTTGTTTCCGCGGGAAACCCCGGCTCGGGGAACCGTGGCGGACACGTCGTTACTCGTCACGCAAACCCGGGCGATCAGCGATATCGAGCGTGCGGCGCTCTCGTTCGGACTGAGTTTTGCCCTGTTACCCCTTCTCGGACTGGTGATCGCGGCCACTCCGTGGGGGTTTACGCAACCGGTCGTCGTCGGAACGGTCAGTTGTTTCGCGCTGATCGGCGCCTCTATCGCGACCGCTCGGCGGCTACTGATCGCCCGGGCTTATCGATACGAAGTACAGTTCGGTCGTCGACTCGAGGCCCTGCATGCGGCGATCTTCGACACGAAATCGACGATTCACACCGCCGTCAACGTCGCCCTCGTGCTCAGTATGCTGCTCGCGCTCACGTCCGTCGGCTACGCGCTCATGGCCCCGCAACAGGGCGAACAGTACACCAGCCTTCAACTGCTCACGGAGAACGAGTCCGGTGAACTCGTCGCATCGGGATATCCGGAGGAGATCCAACCGGGCGAATCGATCCCGCTCGTCATCGGGGTCGAAAACCAGGAACAGGAAGACATGAATTACACCGTCGTCGTCCAGGAACAGCGTATCGAGGACGGCGAGGTCGTCGAGAGAACGGAGTTGCGACGGATCGATTACATCGTCAATGACGGCGGTACCGCATACGGTGAGCGCGATATCACGCCCACCACTGCGGACGGCCCCGTTCGGATTTCGATCCTCCTGTACCAGAACGAGGTTCCCGATTCGCCCACCCAGGAGAACGCCTATCGGTACACTCACATCTGGACCGAGGTGACCGATTCGGCCGGCGCAGACGCGGCTGAGAGCGACGAGGTCGACGATGCCGGTGGTGAAGAAGGCGGAGAGGACGAGGACGACGGTGAAGGGGTCGACGAAGAGGAGGACGAGGTCGACGATGGCGGTGGTGAAGAAGGCGGAGAAGGCGATGGCGGTGGTGAAGAAGGCGGAGAAGACGAGGACGGTGAAGGGGACGAAGAGGATGAAGACGAGTGA
- a CDS encoding glycosyltransferase family 4 protein, translated as MTSSESIADPTTDESGGTASTSRSDRSSIPFGSRRRRTERAEARVADEQRVLVLTGLGHKNEQHYGPLAEVAGETTLVCLDPAYKIESATYVRVPDVGPRLLRIVLLFFLALYEGYRNEYDAVVSISLVPYGFYALALKLLCGYPAHLGIIGIDLDHHARQWYGAVPRWAFGQFDVVSVPGSAHAEALARYGVSERRIEILTNAIDTDRYRPREEHAEAEYDFVWIGRFSDEKDPVRFVESLAMLDDAGHEIRAVMVGDGPLRSTVRTTLDDYGLTDRVDLPGWVDDPADYYHRSRTFVLTSRRDALPLVLIEAMATRLAPIVPAVGSIPDVVDDGENGVVVGDRDPASFADAMERCLDDPENRRSIAAAATAVRSLFSMDQARADWRRILATMTAEGQPARPTAVSHADRTSG; from the coding sequence ATGACTAGTTCCGAATCGATCGCCGACCCGACGACGGACGAGTCCGGCGGAACTGCCTCGACCAGCAGGAGCGATCGGTCGTCGATACCGTTCGGGTCTCGGCGGCGTCGGACGGAACGGGCCGAAGCCAGGGTGGCCGACGAGCAGCGAGTGCTCGTCCTGACGGGGCTGGGTCACAAAAACGAACAACACTACGGCCCACTCGCCGAGGTCGCCGGGGAAACGACCCTGGTTTGTCTCGATCCGGCGTACAAGATCGAATCGGCGACCTACGTCCGAGTACCGGACGTCGGGCCGCGACTCCTTCGAATCGTCCTCCTGTTTTTCCTCGCCCTCTACGAGGGGTACCGGAACGAGTACGACGCGGTTGTCTCTATTTCGCTCGTTCCCTACGGGTTCTACGCGCTCGCACTGAAACTGCTCTGTGGCTACCCCGCCCACCTGGGGATCATCGGTATCGACCTCGACCACCACGCACGACAGTGGTACGGTGCGGTGCCCCGGTGGGCGTTCGGGCAGTTCGACGTCGTCTCCGTGCCCGGCAGCGCCCACGCCGAAGCACTCGCCCGGTACGGCGTCTCCGAGCGTCGGATCGAGATCCTGACGAACGCGATCGATACCGACCGGTACCGCCCTCGGGAGGAGCACGCGGAGGCCGAGTACGACTTCGTGTGGATCGGTCGATTCAGTGACGAGAAAGATCCCGTTCGATTCGTCGAGTCACTGGCGATGCTCGACGACGCAGGGCACGAGATCCGGGCAGTCATGGTCGGCGATGGGCCGCTTCGTTCGACCGTCAGGACGACGCTCGACGACTACGGCCTGACCGATCGGGTCGACCTTCCGGGCTGGGTCGACGACCCGGCAGACTACTATCATCGGTCTCGAACGTTCGTGCTCACGTCCCGCCGGGACGCGCTCCCGCTGGTGCTGATCGAAGCGATGGCGACCCGACTGGCCCCGATCGTGCCGGCGGTCGGCTCGATCCCGGACGTCGTCGACGACGGCGAGAACGGGGTGGTCGTCGGAGATCGCGATCCGGCGTCGTTCGCCGACGCGATGGAACGCTGTCTGGACGACCCCGAGAACCGACGATCGATCGCAGCCGCCGCGACGGCGGTGCGTTCGTTGTTCTCGATGGACCAGGCGCGCGCCGACTGGCGGCGCATCCTCGCGACGATGACGGCGGAGGGACAGCCGGCACGGCCGACTGCGGTGTCACACGCCGATCGAACGAGCGGCTAA
- a CDS encoding PGF-pre-PGF domain-containing protein, translated as MKVRTLIALITAIALICSGTVATIHQPATGTAVASTSSTVQPSDSYVLEQGGECRRIEPLQSGESIEEFYDYRNHETHPEDVERRYSSHGTTHLQEDDTSILFLHEGTNGTSLVMVHDRLGGETSGGVVTFDIVGLPSDAEWVVQDDLYDGETNMVEWYRGERYAGASWIWSESRTDGGAIRGGLDDDFAVTIHPAFNEDAEHYDNDDLHDPDYFEDGELTEWEALSGSAEDPDRTTLSMDEPVTIRTGTCDDPSVSYERTDDGISATVTGAEPDDRVAVTPTTGSNDAIEFEEVELRDVESDGSISFVNGQTDVPKTSPNGVESFTDLTITTDGGISDAAATVSFTVNGSYLEDREIEPERVALYVQDGETWTESPTTLRDESGDSYRFTANVTSLSTVTVAPAQENEGAAPSSLYGIGLGLTVGTLLCIGLLITAKRRRG; from the coding sequence ATGAAAGTACGAACACTGATCGCGTTGATCACCGCGATCGCGCTGATCTGTAGTGGAACGGTCGCGACGATACACCAACCCGCGACCGGGACTGCCGTGGCGTCGACGTCGTCTACCGTCCAGCCGAGCGATTCGTACGTCCTCGAACAGGGCGGGGAGTGCCGGCGAATCGAACCGCTGCAGTCCGGTGAATCGATCGAAGAGTTCTACGACTATCGGAATCACGAGACGCACCCAGAGGACGTCGAACGACGGTATAGCTCGCACGGGACGACGCACCTTCAGGAGGACGACACGAGCATCCTCTTTCTTCACGAAGGCACGAACGGAACGAGCCTGGTGATGGTACACGACCGGCTGGGCGGTGAGACGAGCGGCGGCGTCGTGACGTTCGACATCGTCGGTCTTCCGAGCGACGCCGAGTGGGTCGTTCAAGACGACCTCTACGACGGTGAAACGAACATGGTAGAGTGGTATCGCGGCGAACGGTACGCCGGCGCATCCTGGATCTGGTCCGAGAGTCGCACCGACGGCGGGGCGATCCGGGGTGGCCTCGACGACGACTTTGCCGTGACGATTCATCCAGCGTTCAACGAGGACGCGGAACACTACGACAACGACGACCTGCACGATCCCGACTACTTCGAGGACGGGGAACTCACGGAGTGGGAGGCGCTCTCCGGCAGCGCGGAGGACCCCGATCGGACGACCCTGTCGATGGACGAACCGGTCACGATCAGGACCGGAACCTGCGACGATCCATCTGTGTCGTACGAACGAACCGACGACGGGATCTCGGCGACCGTCACGGGCGCGGAGCCAGACGATCGCGTGGCAGTGACGCCGACGACGGGGTCGAACGACGCTATCGAGTTCGAGGAGGTCGAGTTGCGTGACGTCGAATCCGATGGATCGATTTCGTTCGTGAACGGGCAAACGGACGTCCCGAAGACGTCGCCGAACGGGGTCGAATCGTTCACCGACCTGACGATCACGACGGATGGGGGGATCAGCGACGCCGCAGCAACCGTTTCGTTTACCGTCAACGGATCGTATCTGGAAGACCGGGAGATAGAGCCGGAGCGAGTGGCACTCTACGTCCAGGACGGGGAGACGTGGACCGAATCGCCGACGACGCTTCGTGACGAATCCGGCGACTCGTATCGCTTCACCGCGAACGTAACGTCGCTTTCGACCGTGACCGTCGCACCGGCGCAGGAAAACGAAGGAGCGGCCCCATCGTCTCTCTACGGGATCGGACTCGGACTGACCGTCGGCACACTCCTCTGTATCGGATTGCTGATAACGGCGAAACGGCGGCGCGGATGA
- a CDS encoding antibiotic ABC transporter permease, which yields MRRADTPGESVTETHPLDRYVSVLDATLEYARERDYAGPDYGDGMSSKLLAAVPIENRWLNLAVQEVVKRAPMNVRPLLRVEHRRNYKGVALFSMANLNYHVLSTTDRTPTPDFDPLVEAEHLVEWLLDEQCTGYSGFCGGHRHEIQHMHCKGVPNDADIVSTTYAVKALLRAARVDGGDQRYAAIARSATWFLIEDLNYREVPEGAKIDYHMNHPEDSYTLNAAALGAQMLVDLYEYFGDEQLRDRATKILDHVAAQQTDLGGWPYRIPADASHLSMDNHHNGFIIESFQRYRDVIDADRYAETLDSALEFYRTELFEPNGAPNFDERNAYPRDIHASTQGLLVFTREGDLEFAERILQWVLENLQVLEGQFYYRKYRFHTKRVTLMRWCQAWMAYALSEFLLASETPLEAELDRSGRSRVDIGRSAPDDD from the coding sequence ATGAGAAGGGCGGACACTCCCGGCGAATCGGTGACGGAGACGCATCCCCTGGACCGGTACGTTTCCGTCCTCGATGCGACGCTCGAGTATGCACGAGAGCGGGACTACGCCGGTCCGGATTACGGCGACGGGATGAGCAGCAAACTCCTCGCGGCCGTTCCGATCGAGAACAGGTGGCTCAACCTCGCGGTCCAGGAGGTCGTCAAACGGGCGCCGATGAACGTGAGACCGCTCCTCCGCGTCGAACACCGCCGAAATTACAAAGGCGTCGCGCTGTTTTCGATGGCGAATCTAAACTACCACGTCCTCTCGACCACGGATCGAACTCCGACTCCCGATTTCGACCCGCTCGTGGAGGCCGAACACCTCGTCGAGTGGCTCCTCGACGAACAGTGCACCGGATACAGCGGGTTCTGTGGAGGGCATCGCCACGAGATCCAGCACATGCACTGCAAGGGCGTTCCGAACGACGCGGACATCGTCTCCACGACCTACGCGGTCAAGGCGCTGTTACGCGCCGCTCGCGTCGACGGCGGTGACCAGCGATACGCTGCGATCGCACGATCGGCAACGTGGTTCCTGATCGAAGACCTGAACTATCGGGAGGTTCCGGAGGGCGCGAAGATCGATTACCACATGAATCATCCCGAGGACTCCTACACGCTCAACGCGGCCGCCCTCGGGGCACAGATGCTCGTCGATCTGTACGAGTACTTCGGGGACGAACAGCTCCGCGACCGCGCGACGAAGATTCTGGACCACGTCGCCGCACAACAGACCGATCTCGGCGGCTGGCCCTATCGGATTCCAGCAGACGCCTCGCACCTGTCGATGGACAACCACCACAACGGGTTCATCATCGAATCGTTCCAGCGATACCGAGATGTTATCGACGCCGATCGGTACGCAGAGACGCTGGATTCGGCACTCGAGTTCTACCGAACCGAGCTGTTCGAGCCGAACGGGGCACCGAACTTCGACGAGCGGAACGCCTATCCGCGGGACATCCACGCGAGCACGCAGGGACTGCTCGTGTTCACGCGAGAAGGCGATCTCGAGTTCGCAGAGCGGATCCTTCAGTGGGTACTCGAGAACCTGCAGGTTCTCGAGGGACAGTTCTACTATCGGAAGTACCGGTTTCACACGAAACGGGTGACGCTGATGCGGTGGTGCCAGGCGTGGATGGCGTACGCGCTGTCGGAGTTCCTCCTGGCCAGTGAGACGCCGTTAGAGGCCGAACTCGACCGAAGCGGCCGCTCACGAGTCGACATCGGTCGATCGGCACCCGACGATGACTAG